The genomic window GTGGCGAACAGGTCGAACCCCTCGCCGGGAGGCGGCGTCGTCGGCGTCGGAACCACCGGCACGGGGGTTGCAGCGAAGAGATCCAGCACGGATCAGTCCTTTCCGGAGGGCACGACGAATCCGTGCCGAGTCAGCTCATGGCCAAAGCGTGGATTCGACGGTACGTCATCGATCCCACCGGCGGCCCAGGGATGGCAACGGGCCAAGCGCATCGCCGCCATCGCTGTGCCTTTCGCAAGCCCGTGCTGCTGCACGGAGCCGACGGCATAGGCCGAACACGAGGGGTAGTACTTGCAGACGTCGCCATAGACGCGCGAGATCGTGGCGCGATAAGCGTGCAGAAGGGTAAGGCCCACGTTGCGCGGAAGAAGAGGGATGCCGCGCCACAGCACGTCGGGGTGAAGCGCCCCTTCGCCGACGAAAGCCGTCGGCAGGGTCGAAACACTCATGCCGGCACCCGTTTGGCCAGGCAGCGCCGCACTTCGCGGCGCAGTTCGGCGTAGGGCGCGGTCGCCGCGCTCGGCAGGGCACGGATCACGACATCGGCGCCTGGCGGCACGTCAGTGAGCGCCTCGGC from Microbacterium sp. zg-Y625 includes these protein-coding regions:
- the yidD gene encoding membrane protein insertion efficiency factor YidD, which encodes MSVSTLPTAFVGEGALHPDVLWRGIPLLPRNVGLTLLHAYRATISRVYGDVCKYYPSCSAYAVGSVQQHGLAKGTAMAAMRLARCHPWAAGGIDDVPSNPRFGHELTRHGFVVPSGKD